The following are from one region of the Streptomyces fradiae genome:
- a CDS encoding GTP-binding protein, whose product MRGDHRLPVVLVGGLHADARKEVVERLLKTVPGSVALHHDLAGASDGNVLRLIRDATGTLSSGDTPLVNDCACCALREDLVPELERLADSRLTRLAVVELWDSVEPKAMAEVIAAHGGDRLALTNVITAVDPALVLPYLGNGDDLAEAGLAAAPTDQRTVGDTWARQLEYAPVLAVVDSADADDEDRALLAQLHPTARLVPAGSGELAAAAFAGFDVEAAAAAQHPACALLPQDADEAGVSTFVWRRHRPFHPGRLYEALEDLCCAAARSRGRFWLADRPDTLLAWDAAGGALCVESAGPWLASLPDAAWEMVPPVRRAAAALDWHPEHGDCCQHLVFTSPGLDREGLEVLLDSCLLTDAEYQAGREAWKHLPAAFDSLLDAA is encoded by the coding sequence ATGCGTGGCGATCACCGGCTCCCCGTCGTACTCGTCGGCGGACTGCACGCCGACGCCCGCAAGGAGGTCGTCGAACGACTCCTGAAGACCGTCCCCGGCAGCGTGGCCCTGCATCACGACCTGGCGGGGGCATCCGACGGCAACGTCCTGCGGCTGATCCGCGACGCCACCGGCACCCTCTCCTCCGGCGATACGCCCCTGGTCAACGACTGCGCCTGCTGCGCGCTGCGCGAGGACCTCGTCCCGGAGCTGGAACGGCTGGCGGACAGCCGTCTGACCCGTCTCGCCGTGGTCGAGCTGTGGGACTCGGTCGAGCCCAAGGCGATGGCGGAGGTCATCGCCGCCCACGGCGGAGACCGCCTGGCGCTCACGAACGTGATCACCGCCGTGGACCCCGCGCTCGTCCTGCCGTATCTCGGCAACGGCGACGACCTGGCCGAGGCCGGCCTGGCCGCCGCCCCGACCGACCAGCGGACGGTCGGGGACACCTGGGCCCGTCAGCTGGAGTACGCCCCCGTCCTCGCCGTCGTCGACAGCGCGGACGCGGACGACGAGGACCGCGCCCTCCTCGCGCAACTCCATCCCACCGCACGGCTCGTGCCGGCCGGCTCCGGCGAACTCGCCGCAGCCGCGTTCGCCGGCTTCGACGTCGAGGCCGCGGCGGCCGCCCAGCACCCCGCCTGCGCGCTGCTGCCCCAGGACGCGGACGAGGCGGGCGTCAGCACCTTCGTCTGGCGCCGCCACCGGCCCTTCCACCCGGGGCGGCTGTACGAGGCACTGGAGGACCTGTGCTGCGCGGCGGCCCGCAGCCGCGGGCGGTTCTGGCTCGCCGACCGCCCCGACACCCTGCTCGCCTGGGACGCGGCCGGCGGAGCGCTGTGCGTGGAGAGCGCCGGCCCCTGGCTGGCGTCACTGCCCGACGCCGCCTGGGAGATGGTCCCGCCCGTCCGCCGCGCGGCGGCCGCCCTCGACTGGCACCCCGAGCACGGCGACTGCTGCCAGCACCTCGTCTTCACCTCGCCCGGCCTCGACCGGGAGGGGCTCGAAGTGCTCCTCGACTCCTGTCTGCTGACGGACGCCGAGTACCAGGCGGGCCGCGAGGCGTGGAAGCACCTGCCCGCCGCGTTCGACTCGCTGCTCGACGCCGCCTGA
- the rpsR gene encoding 30S ribosomal protein S18: MARRPDPRKPVKSRPNPLDAAGITYIDYKDTDLLRKFISDRGKIRSRRVTRVTAQQQRALATAVKNAREMALLPYAGR, from the coding sequence ATGGCCCGACGCCCCGACCCCCGCAAGCCCGTGAAGTCCCGCCCCAACCCCCTCGACGCGGCCGGCATCACGTACATCGACTACAAGGACACCGACCTGCTCCGGAAGTTCATCTCCGACCGGGGCAAGATCCGCAGCCGCCGCGTCACCCGCGTGACCGCCCAGCAGCAGCGCGCCCTCGCCACCGCCGTCAAGAACGCCCGGGAGATGGCCCTGCTGCCGTACGCCGGTCGCTGA
- a CDS encoding DUF6445 family protein, with protein sequence MPPLPSHPARPAAPRALPYRKPTRGRDYWILDDVLPDPDAVRARMLERDDWVQGYPHKPEPWPGLRTMPGLEPAELAHVEKLVRKATGAQRIWAVDPAGGGTFNHNCVQVVGKDECEPRPHTDSRSLCRYAAVLYLSPDLPKDCGTSFYRQNLPGGVLGGNQVLAPHNNLVDALGTRFVPEDSFTEDLRVPPRYNRLLLYSANLIHTATGYTGTTLEDKRMTAVFFWMAAGGTR encoded by the coding sequence ATGCCGCCTCTGCCCTCGCACCCCGCACGCCCGGCCGCGCCCCGGGCCCTCCCGTACCGCAAGCCGACTCGCGGCCGGGACTACTGGATCCTGGACGACGTCCTGCCCGACCCCGACGCCGTACGGGCGCGCATGCTGGAGCGGGACGACTGGGTGCAGGGCTACCCGCACAAGCCCGAGCCGTGGCCGGGGCTGCGCACGATGCCCGGGCTCGAACCGGCCGAGCTGGCCCACGTGGAGAAGCTGGTCCGCAAGGCCACGGGGGCCCAGCGGATCTGGGCCGTGGACCCGGCCGGCGGTGGCACCTTCAACCACAACTGCGTCCAGGTCGTCGGCAAGGACGAGTGCGAGCCGCGCCCGCACACCGACTCCCGCAGCCTGTGCCGCTACGCGGCGGTGCTGTACCTCAGCCCGGACCTCCCCAAGGACTGCGGCACCAGCTTCTACCGCCAGAACCTGCCCGGCGGTGTCCTCGGCGGCAATCAGGTGCTCGCCCCGCACAACAACCTGGTGGACGCGCTCGGCACCCGCTTCGTGCCCGAGGACTCCTTCACCGAGGACCTGCGCGTCCCGCCCCGCTACAACCGCCTGCTGCTGTACTCGGCCAACCTCATCCACACGGCGACCGGGTACACCGGCACCACCCTGGAGGACAAGCGGATGACGGCCGTCTTCTTCTGGATGGCCGCCGGCGGCACCAGGTGA
- the mmsB gene encoding multiple monosaccharide ABC transporter permease, whose translation MSTDITMDKSAPAPPGGAAPGPHGTPVVRVLLDGVRRNMRQYGMLFALGLIVLLFQIWTGGDLLLPRNVSNLVLQNSYILVLAIGMMIVIISGHIDLSVGSLMALVGGIGAVLMVQHHVSWPVAVLLTLLLGAVAGALQGFFIAYVGIPSFIVTLAGMLLFRGLTEIFLKGQTLGPFPEGLQKIANGFLPEVGPQTNYHNVTLLLGLGLTAYVIFQEVRDRRRQREFALETLPTGLFALKVTALVAAVLVTTLLLASYKGAPVVLLILAVLLVGFGYVMRNAVIGRHVYAIGGNLPAAKLSGVKDRKVTFAVFLNMGMLAALAGLVFAARFNAASPKAGVNFELEAIAAAFIGGASMTGGVGTILGAIIGGLVLGVLNNGMNLVGVGTDWQQVIKGLVLLAAVGFDVWNKRRAGA comes from the coding sequence ATGAGCACCGACATCACCATGGACAAGAGCGCCCCGGCGCCCCCGGGCGGCGCGGCACCCGGGCCGCACGGGACACCGGTGGTCCGGGTGCTCCTGGACGGCGTCCGGCGGAACATGCGCCAGTACGGGATGCTCTTCGCGCTCGGCCTGATCGTGCTCCTGTTCCAGATCTGGACGGGCGGCGACCTGCTGCTGCCGCGCAACGTCTCCAACCTGGTGCTGCAGAACAGCTACATCCTCGTCCTGGCCATCGGCATGATGATCGTCATCATCTCCGGGCACATCGATCTGTCGGTGGGCTCCCTCATGGCCCTGGTCGGCGGCATCGGGGCGGTGCTCATGGTGCAGCACCATGTCTCCTGGCCGGTCGCGGTGCTGCTCACGCTGCTCCTCGGCGCCGTCGCCGGAGCCCTCCAGGGCTTCTTCATCGCGTACGTCGGCATACCGTCGTTCATCGTGACGCTCGCCGGCATGCTGCTGTTCCGCGGGCTCACGGAGATCTTCCTCAAGGGCCAGACGCTCGGCCCCTTCCCGGAGGGCCTGCAGAAGATCGCCAACGGCTTCCTGCCGGAGGTGGGGCCGCAGACCAACTACCACAACGTGACCCTGCTCCTCGGCCTGGGACTGACCGCCTATGTGATCTTCCAGGAGGTACGGGACCGCCGCCGCCAGCGGGAGTTCGCCCTGGAGACGCTCCCCACCGGCCTGTTCGCGCTCAAGGTCACGGCCCTCGTCGCCGCGGTCCTGGTCACCACCCTGCTCCTCGCCAGCTACAAGGGCGCGCCCGTGGTGCTGCTGATCCTGGCCGTACTGCTCGTCGGCTTCGGTTACGTGATGCGCAACGCGGTGATCGGACGGCACGTGTACGCGATCGGCGGGAACCTGCCGGCCGCCAAGCTGTCCGGGGTCAAGGACCGCAAGGTGACCTTCGCGGTGTTCCTCAACATGGGAATGCTCGCGGCGCTCGCCGGACTCGTCTTCGCCGCCCGCTTCAACGCGGCCTCGCCGAAGGCGGGCGTGAACTTCGAACTGGAGGCCATCGCCGCCGCGTTCATCGGCGGGGCCTCGATGACCGGCGGTGTCGGCACCATCCTGGGCGCCATCATCGGCGGCCTGGTCCTCGGCGTGCTCAACAACGGCATGAACCTGGTCGGGGTGGGCACCGACTGGCAGCAGGTCATCAAGGGCCTGGTGCTGCTCGCGGCGGTCGGCTTCGACGTGTGGAACAAGCGGAGGGCGGGCGCCTGA